A window from Agelaius phoeniceus isolate bAgePho1 chromosome 13, bAgePho1.hap1, whole genome shotgun sequence encodes these proteins:
- the SKOR1 gene encoding SKI family transcriptional corepressor 1, whose protein sequence is MEAIASQMGNGRDASSSPNSKQELQPYQGSNTLKPNQVGETSLYGVPIVSLVIDGQERLCLAQISNTLLKNYSYNEIHNRRVALGITCVQCTPVQLEILRRAGAMPISSRRCGMITKREAERLCKSFLGEHKPPKLPENFAFDVVHECAWGSRGSFIPARYNSSRAKCIKCSYCSMYFSPNKFIFHSHRTPDSKYTQPDAANFNSWRRHLKLSDKTATEELSHAWEDVKAMFNGGTRKRTFSLQGAAAGGPGAGSPAAKAALHPAPPAGPELAPAHKSLRCSGQEAAGERGALGLAAAAAHGGAAGAHGGAGAVRSYPVIPVPSKGFGMLQKLPPPLFPHPYGFPAAAFGLCPKKQEEALGGAGGGEAGKGGALPPGMFWGPPHPHPHQPAQPPHQPGAAKDTGVYPSFPVFWPAAGSLPVPPYPAQSPAKAAATAVVVAAAAAAAAAAAEPAGLAGRHGELEGSEPSGSGRSSATPQEGAGAEGERCPSALSRAAGEEERSGDEALLAPLPLPRKGSYLSAFRPVVKDAESIAKLYGTREAFGGAGPRGPGYLSPDFLSEGSSSYRSLSPGGDTAEEPEVDVESNRFPEDEEEEAAAVPAVAPAEGREPPPPRLLAGPEEPPPPAGAEGPEEKPGEAGAQEGGPAPDGSPERSGSSGAYEVFAAERGELLQPLKPAASLGAPAAFLCTPEAKEQDKEDNHSAAEDLESRKSYQDQRNVSHPSPVNTDRGEEGLAMDVTGTQLVEKDIENLARDELQKLVLEQMELRKKLERDFQSLKDNFQDQMKRELAYREEMVQQLQIVRDTLCNELDQERKARYAIQQKLKEAHDALHHFSCKMLTPRHCTGNCSFKPPLLPQ, encoded by the exons ATGGAGGCGATCGCCAGTCAGATGGGAAATGGGAGAGATGCAAGCTCCTCCCCAAATTcaaagcaagagctgcagccGTACCAGGGCTCCAATACCCTCAAGCCCAACCAAGTGGGTGAGACCTCCCTGTACGGCGTGCCCATCGTGTCCCTGGTCATCGACGGGCAGGAGCGGCTGTGCCTGGCGCAGATCTCCAACACGCTGCTCAAGAACTACAGCTACAATGAGATCCACAACCGGCGCGTGGCCCTGGGCATCACCTGCGTGCAGTGCACGCCGGTGCAGCTGGAGATcctgcggcgggccggggccaTGCCCATCTCCTCCCGCCGCTGCGGCATGATCACCAAGAGGGAGGCGGAGCGGCTCTGCAAGTCCTTCCTGGGCGAGCACAAGCCGCCCAAGCTGCCCGAGAACTTCGCCTTCGACGTGGTGCACGAGTGCGCCTGGGGCTCCCGGGGCAGCTTCATCCCGGCGCGCTACAACAGCTCCCGCGCCAAGTGCATCAAGTGCAGCTACTGCAGCATGTACTTCTCGCCCAACAAGTTCATCTTCCACTCCCACCGCACCCCGGACTCCAAGTACACCCAGCCCGACGCCGCCAACTTCAACTCCTGGCGCCGCCACCTCAAGCTCAGCGACAAGACGGCCACGGAGGAGCTGTCGCACGCCTGGGAGGATGTCAAGGCCATGTTCAACGGCGGCACCCGCAAGCGGACCTTCTCCCTGCAAGGGGCGGCCGCCGGCGGGCCCGGGGCCGGCTCCCCCGCCGCCAAGGCCGCCCTGCACCCGGCGCCGCCCGCCGGCCCCGAGCTGGCCCCGGCGCACAAGAGCCTCCGGTGCAGCGGGCAGGAGGCGGCGGGCGAGCGCGGCGCGCTGGggctggcggcggcggcggcgcacggcggggccgcgggcgcgcacggcggggcgggcgcggtgCGCAGCTACCCGGTGATCCCGGTGCCCAGCAAGGGCTTCGGGATGCTGCAGAagctgccgccgccgctctTCCCGCACCCCTACGGCTTCCCCGCCGCCGCGTTCGGACTGTGCCCCAAGAAGCAGGAGGAGGCGCTGGGCGGCGCGGGGGGCGGCGAGGCGGGTAAGGGCGGCGCGCTGCCCCCCGGCATGTTCTGGGGACCCCCGCACCCCCACCCGCACCAGCCGGCCCAGCCGCCGCACCAGCCCGGCGCCGCCAAGGACACCGGCGTGTACCCCTCGTTCCCCGTGTTCTGGCCGGCCGCCGGCAGCCTGCCCGTGCCGCCCTACCCCGCGCAGAGCCCGGCCAAGGCGGCCGCCACCGCCGTGGtggtggcggcggcggcagcggcggcggcggcggcggccgagcCGGCGGGGCTGGCGGGGCGGCACGGGGAGCTGGAGGGCTCGGAGCCCTCGGGCAGCGGCCGCAGCAGCGCCACCCCGCAGGAGGGCGCGGGCGCCGAGGGCGagcgctgccccagcgccctgtcgcgggcggcgggcgaggAGGAGCGCTCCGGGGACGAGGCGCTGCTGGCCCCGCTGCCGCTGCCCAGGAAGGGCAGTTACCTGTCCGCCTTCCGCCCGGTGGTGAAGGACGCCGAGAGCATCGCCAAGCTCTACGGCACCCGCGAGGCGTTCGGCGGCGCggggccccgcggccccggctACCTCTCGCCGGACTTCCTCAGCGAGGGCAGCTCCAGCTACCGCTCGCTGTCCCCCGGCGGCGACACGGCCGAGGAGCCCGAGGTGGACGTGGAGTCCAACCGCTTCccggaggacgaggaggaggaggccgcCGCCGTGCCCGCCGTGGCCCCCGCCGAGGgccgggagccgccgccgccgcggctgctggccgggcccgaggagccgccgccgcccgccggggCCGAGGGGCCCGAGGAGAAGCCGGGCGAGGCGGGGGCGCAGGAGGGCGGCCCGGCCCCCGACGGCAGCCCCGAGcgcagcggcagcagcggcgcCTACGAG GTGTTCGCGGCCGAGAGGGGGGAGCTCCTGCAGCCGCTGAAGCCCGCAGCCTCCCTGGGAGCCCCCGCCGCCTTCCTCTGCACCCCCGAGGCCAAGG AGCAAGATAAAGAAGACAATCACTCCGCGGCGGAGGATTTAGAGAGCAGAAAATCCTATCAGGACCAAAGGAATGTCTCTCATCCCAGCCCTGTAAATACCGACAGAG GCGAGGAAGGGCTCGCCATGGATGTCACGGGCACGCAGCTGGTGGAGAAGGACATCGAGAACCTGGCCCGAG ATGAGTTACAAAAACTGGTCCTGGAGCAAATGGAGCTGAGGaaaaagctggagagagacttcCAGAGCCTGAAAG ATAACTTCCAGGACCAGATGAAGCGGGAGCTGGCGTACCGGGAGGAGATGGTGCAGCAACTGCAGATCGTGCGAG ACACGCTGTGCAACGAGCTGGACCAGGAGCGGAAAGCGCGCTACGCCATCCAGCAGAAGCTGAAAG AGGCTCACGACGCGCTGCACCACTTCTCCTGCAAGATGCTGACCCCGCGGCACTGCACCGGGAACTGCTCCTTCAAGCCGCCGCTGCTGCCCCAGTGA